One part of the Bdellovibrio bacteriovorus genome encodes these proteins:
- a CDS encoding site-specific tyrosine recombinase: protein MELPLWIDFFDELQNVRGRSQNTVMAYRRDLELYLEYRKTGKTVPGFYEFMKKNKLSTRSQARVISSLRTYFKFCETRGMKCPELRELRPPKVKVGLPKVLTPQEFQQLFDAAEVPDAVKTARNQLTLLFLYGLGCRVSELIGLNVVDFNQTDRWIKVLGKGNKERLVPLTEKLAENLTVYLKEHRPTLMKENSPSILINDRGHRPSRVDVWRWLAAWSARAGFAEPVNPHRFRHGCATALLESGADLRSIQMLLGHASIQTTQIYTNVTTNTMTKTIEEHHPLSQMVDADK, encoded by the coding sequence ATGGAACTACCTCTTTGGATCGACTTCTTTGATGAACTGCAAAATGTACGAGGACGCTCCCAGAATACGGTGATGGCATATCGCCGCGATTTGGAACTTTATCTTGAGTACCGTAAAACCGGTAAAACGGTGCCGGGCTTCTATGAGTTTATGAAGAAAAATAAACTCTCCACACGCTCTCAGGCCCGCGTAATTTCTTCTTTGCGCACTTACTTCAAATTCTGTGAAACCCGCGGGATGAAGTGCCCGGAGCTGCGTGAACTTCGTCCACCAAAAGTGAAAGTGGGCCTGCCAAAGGTTCTGACGCCCCAAGAGTTCCAGCAACTTTTTGATGCGGCAGAAGTGCCGGATGCCGTGAAAACCGCGCGCAACCAACTGACGTTGTTGTTCCTGTACGGTTTGGGCTGCCGTGTGTCTGAATTGATTGGTCTGAATGTGGTTGATTTCAACCAGACAGACCGTTGGATCAAGGTTTTGGGTAAGGGCAATAAAGAACGCCTGGTGCCTTTGACTGAAAAACTGGCAGAAAATCTGACTGTTTATTTGAAGGAACATCGTCCGACGCTGATGAAAGAAAACAGCCCGTCGATTCTGATCAACGATCGTGGTCATCGTCCGTCCCGCGTGGATGTATGGAGATGGCTGGCGGCGTGGTCGGCTCGCGCTGGTTTCGCTGAACCGGTGAATCCGCACAGATTCCGTCATGGTTGTGCGACCGCGCTTCTGGAAAGCGGAGCGGATCTTCGTTCGATTCAGATGTTGTTGGGGCACGCAAGCATCCAGACAACGCAGATTTACACGAATGTCACGACCAACACGATGACCAAAACCATCGAAGAACACCATCCGCTTTCGCAGATGGTTGATGCGGATAAATAA
- a CDS encoding class I SAM-dependent methyltransferase, with the protein MEPTHESPYSEAPKSPQQVLLEADATAFPAFWQNLQNQTVLLVGWGHGHLAESLVDAGNTVTCIEASLDLISKARDFIESHNVEMIHGDFLTFQDFSPHQFSAVVTSLVAEPVKDLPHLFRQAAAVLVNNGILYLSEVHTESAPPANHIHSEEAITLAATQAGLDLERTETSYGADLKAQLQMWEFRTR; encoded by the coding sequence GTGGAACCCACACATGAGTCCCCTTATTCTGAAGCTCCAAAAAGCCCGCAACAGGTCCTGCTTGAGGCGGATGCCACGGCATTTCCCGCCTTCTGGCAAAATCTGCAAAACCAAACCGTTCTTCTGGTAGGATGGGGGCATGGCCATCTGGCGGAAAGCCTCGTGGATGCTGGTAACACAGTCACCTGCATCGAGGCTTCTTTGGATTTAATATCCAAAGCCCGGGACTTTATCGAATCTCACAATGTGGAAATGATTCACGGGGACTTTTTGACTTTTCAGGATTTCAGCCCGCATCAGTTTTCTGCAGTTGTCACAAGTCTGGTAGCCGAACCTGTCAAGGATCTTCCCCACTTGTTCAGACAAGCGGCGGCGGTGCTTGTAAATAACGGCATTTTATATTTATCCGAAGTCCACACCGAGTCTGCACCACCCGCCAATCACATTCACAGCGAAGAAGCAATCACCCTCGCGGCCACCCAGGCAGGGCTTGATTTGGAACGCACCGAAACCAGTTACGGTGCAGATTTGAAAGCCCAGCTTCAGATGTGGGAGTTTCGAACCCGGTGA
- a CDS encoding DUF3943 domain-containing protein — MISLMRYMAFGLALLQLQGAAASNFRNPASILTPEPFYQSVPAAKDPVAELIENPYRKYFTKADIERISQEMRAEEHRKQRLIKGQLIMVDTRDQEACQKIQDQLTGNRNMKAVNDVRGLCVQDNTKPIASVMVLRESNEIEWQREVDISGLTSDQSNLYTSTRNVALGAVGVAGLLYMMPESVTNWDKEKMKNLGKNWQDNVKDGPVVDKDDWAINYIGHPYSGAIYYQVARHAGVGPMGSFGYSVLMSTFFWEYGVEAFAEKPSIQDLFITPIIGSIMGELFYRAELKIQKNGGKVWGSKKLGSVLIVLMNPMGAFSDQMNKLFGSKVIKSASARWVVRRHTGVGGHPSVERAPVWGFELQFKF, encoded by the coding sequence ATGATCTCTCTAATGCGATATATGGCATTTGGGCTGGCTCTTTTGCAATTGCAAGGAGCTGCCGCCAGCAATTTTCGTAACCCTGCCAGTATTTTAACACCCGAGCCGTTTTATCAGTCCGTTCCTGCGGCCAAAGATCCTGTGGCAGAACTCATAGAAAACCCTTATCGAAAGTATTTTACCAAAGCCGATATCGAACGAATCAGTCAGGAAATGCGCGCCGAAGAGCATCGCAAACAGCGGCTGATCAAAGGGCAGCTGATTATGGTGGACACTCGGGATCAGGAGGCCTGCCAAAAGATTCAGGACCAGTTGACCGGTAACAGAAACATGAAAGCCGTCAACGACGTGCGTGGACTTTGTGTGCAGGACAACACGAAACCCATTGCCAGCGTGATGGTGCTGCGCGAGTCCAATGAAATTGAATGGCAGCGCGAGGTGGATATCAGCGGACTGACCTCGGACCAATCCAACCTTTACACCAGCACCCGCAACGTGGCCCTGGGTGCCGTGGGTGTGGCAGGCTTGTTATACATGATGCCTGAAAGCGTAACCAACTGGGACAAAGAAAAAATGAAAAACCTTGGCAAGAACTGGCAGGACAATGTCAAGGACGGCCCGGTGGTGGACAAAGACGACTGGGCGATCAACTACATCGGTCACCCTTATTCGGGTGCCATTTATTACCAGGTGGCCCGTCACGCTGGCGTAGGACCGATGGGTTCTTTCGGCTATTCTGTTTTGATGTCCACATTCTTCTGGGAATACGGAGTTGAAGCCTTCGCTGAAAAGCCCTCTATTCAGGACTTGTTCATCACCCCCATCATCGGATCAATTATGGGTGAGCTGTTCTATCGCGCGGAACTGAAGATTCAGAAAAATGGCGGGAAAGTCTGGGGTTCAAAAAAGCTCGGCTCCGTGCTGATTGTTCTGATGAACCCTATGGGCGCGTTCAGTGATCAGATGAACAAACTCTTTGGCAGCAAGGTCATTAAAAGTGCCAGTGCACGCTGGGTTGTGCGTCGTCATACCGGTGTCGGCGGCCACCCTTCTGTCGAGCGCGCTCCGGTCTGGGGCTTTGAATTGCAGTTTAAATTCTAA
- a CDS encoding ATP-binding protein: MKIQSLIRNNDRLVPVEVELSFVPGLPQIQFLGLPDQAIKESIHRIKSAIRNQGYEFPKAQQILVNLRPSHLKKTSRGLELAVALGILWETEQVPKPLDGEALVYGELSLGGEVFEPGDLHEDFDPEVPLTVWTGDGDGRSSPFARSCLRELKSVTAPEIVAHAPREYPIERPSFGLDLEFPERQAKLLKLAAIGEHSVLLAGPAGSGKSTIAKALHALLAAPTQKEMHEIRQNNKGGAEAPLSWRPLVHPHHSTTPLGLIGGGVPPFKGDITRAHKGMMVLDELLEFNPRAQEALREPMEDFRIRIRRGRYVEEHPADTLVVATTNLCPCGDWVPQTKVICGRSIKKCHSYMERLSGPLVDRFQITFFTRKREEGGTVTGISLLKELEEVRVFRAAMAGKDPRFLRVAARWSWEELTQDLPGFYMRELFPKELSSRRRELATLRVARSLADLMKAEKLHPLHVEEALKITHLPFEALKRLGG; this comes from the coding sequence ATGAAAATCCAATCACTTATTCGAAACAACGACCGTCTGGTGCCTGTGGAGGTGGAGCTGAGCTTCGTTCCGGGGTTGCCACAAATTCAATTCTTAGGTTTGCCGGATCAGGCAATTAAAGAAAGCATCCACCGGATCAAAAGTGCCATTCGCAATCAGGGGTATGAATTCCCGAAAGCGCAGCAGATTCTGGTCAACTTGCGTCCCTCGCATTTAAAGAAAACTTCGCGGGGGCTGGAGCTGGCGGTGGCTTTGGGCATCTTGTGGGAAACAGAGCAGGTGCCTAAGCCCTTGGATGGGGAGGCTTTGGTGTATGGTGAGCTTTCTTTGGGCGGAGAAGTGTTCGAACCAGGGGATCTGCATGAAGACTTTGATCCCGAAGTTCCACTGACCGTGTGGACCGGAGACGGTGACGGGCGTTCTTCACCCTTTGCGCGCTCTTGTTTGCGTGAACTAAAATCCGTGACGGCTCCTGAGATCGTGGCCCATGCTCCGCGCGAGTATCCGATTGAGCGTCCTTCCTTCGGTCTTGATCTGGAGTTTCCAGAACGTCAGGCCAAGCTTTTAAAACTTGCTGCCATTGGTGAGCACTCTGTGTTGCTGGCTGGGCCTGCGGGTTCGGGAAAAAGCACGATCGCCAAGGCCCTGCATGCGTTGCTGGCAGCTCCGACTCAGAAAGAGATGCATGAAATTCGTCAGAACAACAAAGGCGGGGCTGAGGCTCCGCTTTCCTGGCGTCCGTTGGTGCATCCTCATCATTCCACAACGCCGCTGGGGTTGATCGGCGGGGGAGTGCCGCCATTTAAAGGCGACATCACCCGGGCGCACAAGGGGATGATGGTTTTGGATGAATTATTGGAGTTCAACCCGCGCGCGCAAGAGGCGTTGCGAGAACCCATGGAAGACTTCCGCATCCGCATTCGTCGCGGAAGGTACGTGGAAGAACATCCGGCGGACACCCTGGTGGTGGCGACCACGAATCTGTGCCCTTGCGGGGATTGGGTGCCGCAGACGAAGGTTATTTGTGGGCGCTCGATTAAGAAGTGTCATTCCTATATGGAGCGCCTGTCGGGGCCCTTGGTGGATCGCTTTCAGATCACCTTCTTTACTCGCAAGCGGGAAGAGGGCGGGACCGTCACCGGGATCAGTCTTTTAAAAGAGCTGGAAGAGGTTCGGGTCTTCAGGGCCGCCATGGCCGGAAAAGATCCTCGGTTTTTAAGGGTGGCTGCCCGCTGGAGTTGGGAGGAGCTGACCCAGGATCTGCCGGGGTTTTATATGCGGGAGCTGTTCCCGAAAGAGCTGTCTTCCCGGCGCAGGGAGCTTGCGACGCTCCGGGTCGCAAGGAGTCTGGCGGACCTGATGAAGGCTGAAAAGCTTCATCCGCTTCATGTTGAGGAGGCCTTAAAGATCACCCACCTTCCGTTTGAAGCTTTAAAACGACTTGGGGGATAA
- a CDS encoding HAD family hydrolase: MSAQAIFLDIGGIILEINWRRTVEALGIFDRAKQDQIWSVLGSAKIHFELERGNATPDEFFSFVRSELRLSAETPLEFAWNKLILGTLPNVEQIFDRYAGKVPLYALSNTNLPHYDYFMNQFPVMKRFDRIMTSFELGHRKPDAEIYLSAAAQVGLPPSSIVFIDDSPANVDAAEKLGFRSFHSVNSVPATLEILQRQFSL; the protein is encoded by the coding sequence ATGTCGGCACAAGCAATCTTTTTGGATATTGGTGGAATTATTCTGGAAATCAACTGGCGTAGGACAGTGGAGGCTTTGGGGATTTTTGATCGAGCAAAACAGGATCAGATATGGTCGGTGTTAGGAAGTGCAAAAATTCACTTTGAGCTGGAGCGGGGAAACGCAACTCCGGACGAATTCTTTTCCTTTGTTCGAAGTGAATTAAGGCTTTCTGCCGAGACCCCGTTGGAATTCGCCTGGAATAAATTGATTCTGGGAACTTTGCCGAATGTGGAGCAGATTTTTGATCGTTATGCTGGAAAGGTTCCGTTGTATGCCCTGTCTAATACCAATCTTCCGCACTATGATTATTTTATGAATCAGTTTCCGGTCATGAAACGATTTGATCGGATTATGACCAGTTTCGAGCTGGGGCATCGAAAACCGGATGCCGAAATTTATCTGTCCGCCGCTGCCCAGGTGGGATTGCCACCGTCGTCCATCGTCTTCATCGACGACAGCCCCGCCAACGTGGACGCTGCGGAAAAGCTGGGATTCAGATCATTTCATTCGGTGAATTCCGTGCCTGCCACCCTGGAAATCCTTCAGCGGCAGTTTTCGCTTTAG
- a CDS encoding hemagglutinin encodes MFKGTYFLKNLSHLRPTLLPGGFLFFVMILSACTAELEISDVQSSTPFFTQKPTAFSSSTSATFHFKAANSVIKSYKCSLDQSDWYDCSSPQTLSGLSHGAHEFKVQSFEAQGILAGESSFQWTVDTDLPSLTVTQNPTALNNSSTALFNFVAADVTSPIKGYQCKHTSLTQPAGSFETCSPLVPLVGLIEDVHTYAIKAMDEAGNQSAEYTYTWTVDLTPPAVQITGKPATATTSASATFNFTNTETGGGVFDGYQCKIDTDDYADCVSGQAYASLSQGAHSFSIRAKDTAGNVSSPIIYNWIVDSGTVTLSSFTIANNAATIGLAYTTTQMTASSAFAAITGMRFSELADFSDTTWVPYSASGTTTLKNPGGLKTIYAQVRNAAGTVSNTLTDTVTLDLGNPPLVYLTSPVGGQTYAPGATVNIEWSCSPGAGPIPLATNPISLIQYTVDDGISFHTISTNRPNNLSATTGNYSWVVPSQTPTGQTVSATTPLKILISCVSDAGVVTSAISNAVNSQWTVLVGEPGNLSNGVHMNAADLTANATTGMYGFFADSLNRIYYTKFNSISTVNSETGLVSTWMGEPFSLACDPANGKFSSPMILDINESDEMLVLSLPCSQLFRIRISDKTVLWSKTLPEIKINSLVLNKEQASSIRYVKTGHLFYFSNEAFWMVDVNSADKNPVLVMGTPGTCGTMGAVDTMADISPIPCPTSDLYLTLLRPDLNKIWVQINGSTFELHKQAAYGKYKIARVGMTTGTWNTFFNRCTQVAGLPGKLYCLRAQYEGNKLAYFDLATETWSASFNLDKHYKNMSTIFYMGAAKDFIYAFSTTTNELFKVVDDSGTFTNSMVAGVPFFTFGNGTDPSKTAFTQISSIAYEPDSQYLYVRGPRHLRRLHINTSVPGSEAIDHIATGYHASAGNSSAYASLTISGTGIAAFSQIAGTPANLWSSYGMSTWDASTLEYNLTVGPSYYHATPASSAYPAVDVGQFNTTNTGYNLHSYRKIATFLPNNKLYFYGSSGLLDEANLWIFESDKDTGKIKPVVGGAGASNYVATDHGQNAWGAYLSDISGLQANADGDLLIFDGWRLRKVTIATESANPKIYDLTNFAALPNKPTIASWNHAVHDTATGWSYFVTHTEGTTQGQVWAAHPDEGFVQISTTGWVLPSRLSTFRPITLQITPLGLLLLDTTKKRILKTALFPTPL; translated from the coding sequence ATGTTTAAAGGCACGTATTTCCTGAAGAATCTATCACATTTAAGACCGACCTTGTTGCCGGGCGGATTCTTATTTTTTGTTATGATCCTTTCAGCATGTACGGCTGAGCTTGAAATTTCTGACGTCCAGTCTTCAACACCATTTTTCACACAAAAGCCCACGGCATTTTCATCTTCCACTTCGGCGACCTTCCATTTCAAAGCCGCCAACAGTGTGATCAAGTCCTACAAGTGTTCTCTGGATCAGAGCGACTGGTACGACTGCAGCAGCCCGCAAACCCTGAGTGGACTTTCACACGGTGCCCACGAATTCAAAGTGCAGTCTTTCGAAGCACAAGGCATCCTGGCTGGTGAGTCCTCGTTCCAGTGGACTGTCGACACGGATCTGCCGTCTTTGACAGTCACGCAAAACCCCACAGCCTTGAACAACTCCAGCACGGCGCTTTTTAATTTTGTGGCCGCTGATGTCACATCGCCCATCAAAGGTTATCAGTGCAAACACACAAGCCTGACCCAGCCCGCAGGAAGTTTTGAAACCTGCAGTCCGCTTGTGCCTTTGGTGGGCCTGATTGAAGACGTTCACACCTATGCCATCAAAGCCATGGACGAAGCCGGAAATCAGTCAGCAGAATACACCTACACCTGGACTGTGGATCTGACTCCACCTGCTGTACAAATCACTGGCAAGCCGGCCACAGCAACCACCAGCGCCTCAGCCACGTTCAATTTTACCAACACCGAAACCGGTGGTGGGGTCTTTGACGGCTATCAGTGCAAAATCGACACCGACGACTATGCTGACTGCGTGTCCGGGCAGGCCTATGCCTCTTTATCCCAAGGGGCACACAGCTTTTCGATTCGCGCCAAAGACACGGCTGGGAATGTCAGCAGTCCGATAATCTATAACTGGATTGTGGATTCCGGCACCGTCACCCTGTCAAGCTTCACTATTGCCAACAACGCGGCAACTATCGGTCTTGCTTACACCACAACCCAAATGACCGCATCGTCAGCTTTTGCCGCAATCACCGGCATGAGATTTTCTGAGCTTGCAGATTTTTCTGACACCACCTGGGTCCCTTATTCTGCATCGGGTACAACCACTCTGAAAAATCCTGGCGGTTTAAAAACAATCTATGCACAAGTCAGAAACGCCGCAGGCACCGTCAGCAACACTTTGACAGACACTGTGACCCTGGACCTTGGCAATCCCCCGTTGGTATATCTGACTTCGCCTGTGGGCGGACAAACTTATGCCCCAGGTGCTACCGTCAATATCGAATGGTCCTGCAGTCCGGGGGCCGGGCCCATCCCGTTGGCGACAAACCCGATCAGTTTGATTCAATACACCGTTGATGATGGCATCAGCTTCCACACCATATCCACAAATCGCCCGAACAACTTAAGTGCCACCACCGGGAATTATTCCTGGGTGGTGCCCTCTCAGACCCCCACGGGACAGACCGTCAGTGCCACGACACCTTTAAAAATTCTGATATCCTGCGTTTCAGACGCCGGTGTTGTGACCAGTGCGATTTCCAATGCCGTGAATTCACAATGGACTGTGTTGGTCGGTGAACCGGGGAACTTAAGCAACGGCGTGCACATGAATGCTGCGGATCTGACCGCCAACGCCACAACGGGGATGTATGGCTTCTTTGCAGATTCTCTGAATCGAATTTACTATACCAAATTCAACAGCATTTCGACGGTGAATTCGGAAACGGGTTTGGTGTCCACCTGGATGGGCGAACCATTCAGCCTGGCTTGTGACCCCGCCAACGGAAAGTTCTCAAGCCCCATGATTCTGGACATCAACGAATCTGATGAAATGCTGGTGCTAAGCCTGCCTTGTTCGCAGTTGTTCCGTATTCGCATCTCTGACAAGACCGTCCTGTGGAGCAAGACTCTGCCGGAAATTAAAATCAACAGCCTGGTCCTGAACAAAGAGCAAGCCTCCAGCATCAGATATGTGAAAACGGGCCATCTGTTCTATTTCTCAAATGAGGCCTTCTGGATGGTCGACGTCAACTCTGCCGATAAAAATCCGGTGCTGGTCATGGGGACCCCTGGCACCTGTGGCACCATGGGAGCTGTTGATACGATGGCGGATATTTCTCCGATTCCTTGCCCGACATCGGATCTTTATCTGACGTTGCTTCGACCTGACTTGAATAAAATCTGGGTTCAGATCAACGGTTCCACTTTTGAGCTGCACAAGCAGGCCGCTTACGGAAAGTATAAAATTGCCCGAGTGGGCATGACCACGGGCACGTGGAACACGTTCTTTAACCGCTGCACGCAGGTGGCCGGATTGCCTGGCAAACTTTATTGCCTTCGGGCTCAATACGAGGGCAACAAGCTCGCCTACTTCGATCTGGCGACGGAAACATGGTCGGCGTCCTTCAATCTGGACAAGCACTACAAAAACATGTCGACCATTTTCTATATGGGCGCGGCGAAAGACTTTATCTATGCCTTCTCCACCACCACGAACGAACTTTTTAAAGTTGTGGATGACAGTGGCACTTTCACAAACTCCATGGTCGCGGGGGTTCCGTTCTTTACCTTCGGAAACGGCACAGACCCATCCAAAACGGCCTTCACCCAGATTTCAAGCATCGCATATGAACCCGATTCTCAGTACCTGTATGTGCGAGGCCCCCGCCATCTAAGACGTCTGCACATCAATACCTCTGTCCCCGGATCTGAAGCCATTGATCACATTGCCACAGGTTATCATGCCTCGGCGGGTAACAGTTCGGCCTATGCCTCGTTAACGATCTCTGGAACCGGCATTGCTGCTTTCTCGCAAATCGCAGGCACCCCGGCCAACCTGTGGAGCTCTTACGGCATGAGCACCTGGGATGCCAGCACCCTGGAATACAATCTGACCGTGGGCCCGTCTTACTATCATGCCACGCCCGCCTCCAGCGCTTATCCCGCCGTTGATGTCGGTCAGTTCAACACCACGAACACCGGATACAACCTGCACTCTTACCGCAAAATTGCGACGTTCCTTCCGAATAACAAACTGTATTTCTATGGTTCGTCAGGTTTGTTGGATGAAGCCAACTTGTGGATCTTTGAATCTGACAAAGACACCGGCAAAATCAAACCCGTCGTCGGCGGCGCCGGCGCTTCGAACTATGTGGCGACAGATCACGGCCAAAATGCCTGGGGTGCTTACCTGAGCGATATCTCGGGCCTGCAGGCCAATGCCGATGGGGACTTGCTGATTTTTGATGGATGGAGACTGCGTAAGGTCACCATCGCCACCGAATCCGCCAATCCTAAAATCTACGACCTGACCAACTTCGCGGCATTGCCGAACAAGCCCACCATTGCCTCGTGGAACCATGCCGTTCATGATACGGCCACGGGCTGGAGCTATTTCGTCACACACACCGAAGGCACCACTCAGGGCCAAGTTTGGGCCGCGCATCCGGATGAGGGCTTCGTGCAGATTTCCACGACCGGCTGGGTTCTGCCGTCGCGTCTTTCAACCTTCCGCCCGATCACCCTTCAGATCACTCCGCTGGGATTGCTGTTGCTGGATACAACTAAAAAGCGAATTCTTAAAACCGCCCTGTTCCCGACGCCATTGTAA
- a CDS encoding methyl-accepting chemotaxis protein: MKKIPLQIKLLLNIIVFAVPIIVLTVFMYRSETVNIDFTKKEELGTRLQRPYEEVLWHIDLARQGKATTNLETKMTELNKIYAEVGPILLFDDHNLAARKRENASLEYLSKQIEAKNWNDAISSVKTSIAHLGDISNLILDPDLDSYYVMDITLLALPQMQDRIQTILHNSDQFFTSETSQATRIQAALYASQLEESDLNRVLADAQTAINEDKNFYGTSESLQKNLPATVEALAVPTRKMIDSLRALSRGEAVSKDQYFTDANQALEQSFKTWHSSVNEMDVLLESRLKTLEAGRQSSLTYSSIALLFSILISVIIGLSIHKSIKTILASVLKLKESSESSGSISTHLNEITTSVFSRINHQAAAVEQTAAAIEEINSMLNLSADNSKEASEMARRANDSADSGQKQIKSVLNSMNDITKGSKKIVETISVIDDIAFQTNLLALNASVEAARAGEQGKGFAVVADAVRALAQKSATSAKEINELLKSNVELVNSSQQRADEAVSILDDIVSSIKNVSTLSNEIANAAQEQSVGLAQIARTMSDFEKETSDNQKNMTEVSEAAGSILEQSSLLKSIIVSLETEVRGQSK; the protein is encoded by the coding sequence ATGAAAAAGATCCCGTTGCAGATAAAGCTCCTTCTTAACATCATCGTCTTCGCTGTACCGATCATCGTCCTGACGGTCTTCATGTACAGATCAGAAACCGTGAACATCGACTTCACCAAAAAAGAAGAACTGGGCACCAGGTTGCAACGCCCCTATGAAGAAGTCCTGTGGCATATCGACCTTGCCCGACAGGGAAAAGCCACCACCAATCTTGAAACCAAGATGACCGAGCTCAACAAGATCTACGCCGAAGTCGGCCCCATCCTGCTCTTTGACGATCACAACCTTGCCGCGCGCAAACGTGAAAACGCTAGCTTAGAATATCTGTCAAAGCAGATTGAAGCCAAGAACTGGAATGACGCGATTTCATCCGTCAAGACATCCATTGCTCACCTGGGGGACATCTCCAATCTGATCCTGGATCCGGATCTGGACAGTTACTATGTGATGGACATCACCTTGCTGGCCCTGCCTCAGATGCAAGACCGTATTCAAACCATTCTTCACAACAGCGACCAGTTCTTTACCAGTGAGACTTCACAAGCCACCCGGATCCAGGCCGCTCTGTACGCCAGCCAGCTGGAAGAATCCGACTTAAACCGCGTGCTCGCCGATGCACAAACCGCCATCAATGAAGACAAGAACTTCTATGGCACCTCGGAAAGCCTGCAAAAGAATCTGCCCGCCACCGTAGAAGCCCTTGCCGTCCCAACCAGGAAAATGATCGACAGCCTGCGCGCTCTGTCCCGTGGTGAAGCAGTCAGCAAAGATCAGTACTTTACTGACGCCAATCAGGCGCTGGAGCAATCGTTCAAAACCTGGCACTCTAGTGTAAATGAAATGGATGTCTTGCTTGAAAGCCGTCTCAAGACCCTAGAGGCCGGACGACAAAGCTCTCTCACCTATTCCAGTATTGCGTTGCTTTTCTCGATTCTGATTTCAGTCATCATCGGGCTTAGTATTCATAAAAGTATCAAGACCATTCTGGCTTCGGTTCTTAAGCTGAAGGAAAGCTCCGAATCTTCAGGTTCCATCAGCACTCACCTAAATGAAATCACCACAAGTGTATTTAGCCGCATCAACCATCAGGCGGCGGCCGTCGAACAAACGGCTGCGGCGATTGAGGAAATCAACAGCATGCTGAATCTGAGTGCTGACAATTCCAAAGAAGCCTCTGAGATGGCCCGCAGAGCCAACGACTCTGCCGATTCAGGACAAAAACAGATCAAAAGTGTTTTGAATTCAATGAATGACATCACCAAAGGATCCAAAAAGATCGTGGAAACGATCTCGGTCATTGATGATATCGCCTTTCAGACGAATCTGCTGGCACTGAATGCTTCAGTCGAAGCCGCCCGCGCCGGAGAACAAGGAAAAGGTTTTGCTGTCGTGGCGGACGCCGTTCGTGCCCTGGCTCAAAAAAGCGCCACGTCCGCCAAGGAAATCAACGAGCTTTTGAAATCCAATGTGGAACTGGTGAACTCCAGCCAACAACGGGCCGATGAAGCCGTGTCGATTCTGGATGACATTGTCTCCTCGATCAAAAACGTCTCGACACTTTCAAACGAGATCGCCAACGCCGCCCAAGAGCAGTCCGTGGGCTTAGCACAAATAGCGCGCACGATGTCTGATTTTGAAAAAGAGACGTCTGACAATCAGAAAAACATGACTGAAGTTTCAGAGGCCGCAGGATCCATTCTGGAACAATCCTCGCTGCTGAAATCCATTATTGTGAGTCTTGAGACTGAGGTGCGTGGGCAATCAAAGTAG